In a genomic window of Pangasianodon hypophthalmus isolate fPanHyp1 chromosome 19, fPanHyp1.pri, whole genome shotgun sequence:
- the acbd3 gene encoding Golgi resident protein GCP60, with the protein MATEVQSGDLNGGNASRLEVSIDGLTLSPDSEGEADHADALGPHTDEHRAEEPSATGRDDGEQNAENSVERIWGFPLVELYGLALRFFKEKDGKAFHPTYEEKLRLVALHKQVSQGPYNPDASPEVGFFDVLGNDRRKEWAALGNIGKDEAMVEFVKLLNKCCTLFAPFVASHKIEKEEQERKRREEEEQQRREEEERERQLQEEERRRREEEERLRREEEQRRQAEEERLRVEQQKQQIMAALNAQTAVQFQQYAAQQYPDSPEQQLILIRQLQEQHYQQYMQQLYQVQLAQQQAALQKQQEDAIVLSKLEASETSASPIGEEAPTVNGQAESSTDSVDREPELEPAEEVTENGPTDSPPVIAAPSMWTRPQIKDFKEKIRQDVDSVITVGRGEVVTVRVPTHEEGSYLFWEFATDHYDIGFGVFFEWTDSTNASVSVHVSESSDEDEDEDEPQSEEEKAKKEAGKPQVDEIVPVYRRDCHEEVYAGSHQYPGRGIYLLKFDNSYSLWRSKSVYYRVYYTR; encoded by the exons ATGGCGACTGAGGTTCAGAGCGGCGACCTCAACGGTGGAAATGCGAGCCGTCTCGAAGTTTCTATCGACGGCTTGACTCTCAGCCCGGATTCGGAGGGAGAAGCGGATCACGCGGACGCGCTCGGGCCGCACACAGACGAGCACAGGGCCGAGGAGCCGAGTGCCACCGGCCGGGACGACGGGGAGCAAAATGCCGAGAATTCCGTGGAGAGGATATGGGGCTTTCCTTTAGTGGAGCTCTACGGCCTGGCTCTCAGATTCTTTAAAG AAAAAGATGGAAAGGCCTTCCACCCAACATATGAAGAGAAGCTGCGTCTGGTGGCTCTCCATAAGCAGGTATCTCAGGGGCCCTACAATCCAGACGCCTCCCCTGAAGTGGGCTTCTTCGATGTGCTGGGAAATGACCGCAG GAAAGAATGGGCAGCGTTGGGGAACATTGGGAAGGACGAGGCCATGGTGGAATTTGTCaagctgttaaataaatgctgtaCTTTATTTGCGCCGTTTGTCGCATCTCACAAAATTGAAAAAGAGGAGCAAGAGAGGAAGAG gagggaggaagaggagcaaCAGCGTCGAGAGGAAGAGGAACGGGAGCGTCAGTTGCAGGAGGAGGAGCGGCGccggagggaggaggaggagagactaaggagagaagaggaacaAAGGAGGCAGGCTGAGGAGGAGAGACTTCGTGTGGAGCAGCAGAA GCAGCAGATCATGGCTGCGTTAAATGCGCAAACAGCCGTGCAGTTTCAGCAGTATGCAGCGCAGCAGTACCCGGACAGTCCCGAGCAGCAGCTCATTCTCATCAGGCAGCTGCAGGAACAGCACTACCAGCAGTACATGCAGCAGCTCTACCAGGTGCAGCTGGCCCAGCAGCAG GCAGCCCTACAGAAGCAGCAGGAGGACGCTATAGTTCTCTCTAAATTAGAGGCCAGCGAGACGTCGGCGTCCCCCATCGGTGAGGAGGCTCCCACAGTGAATGGCCAGGCAGAGTCGTCCACTGACAGTGTAGATAGAGAGCCAGAGCTGGAGCCTGCAGAGGAGGTCACTGAGAACGGCCCAACAG actctcccCCAGTGATAGCAGCCCCCTCTATGTGGACGCGGCCGCAGATCAAAGACTTTAAGGAGAAGATTCGCCAGGACGTGGACTCCGTGATCACGGTAGGCCGAGGGGAAGTGGTTACAGTCAGGGTCCCCACCCATGAGGAGGGCTCCTATCTCTTCTGGGAATTTGCCACAGACCACTATGACATTGGGTTTGGTGTCTTCTTCGAATGGACTGACTCCACCAACGCCTCGGTCAGCGTGCACGTCAGTGAGTCCAGCGAcgaagatgaggatgaggatg AGCCTCAAAGTGAGGAGGAAAAGGCCAAGAAGGAGGCAGGGAAGCCTCAGGTGGATGAGATCGTGCCGGTTTACCGGCGGGACTGCCATGAGGAGGTGTACGCAGGGAGTCACCAGTACCCCGGCCGTGGCATCTACCTACTCAAATTTGACAACTCGTACTCCCTCTGGAGGTCGAAGAGTGTCTATTACAGAGTCTACTACACCAGATAA